The following proteins come from a genomic window of Dreissena polymorpha isolate Duluth1 chromosome 1, UMN_Dpol_1.0, whole genome shotgun sequence:
- the LOC127865242 gene encoding perlucin-like isoform X2, translating to MTRCPDGWVYFRQSCYQFADEMKFSLTEATHHCSSRHAHLAKVESKAEDLFLQDFAGRLYKHVPDHTFANSFWLGGTDSNIEGIWTWYSDDSDLIYTSWPQGHPGPTGDHQDCLILFAPNNYQWYDFECEILAHPLCEIELNVEAAAVVIG from the exons ATGACTCGGTGTCCTGATGGGTGGGTCTACTTCCGCCAGTCTTGCTATCAGTTTGCGGATGAAATGAAATTCAGCTTGACAGAAGCGACG CACCATTGTTCATCTCGACATGCTCATTTGGCCAAAGTGGAAAGCAAGGCTGAGGACCTATTCCTCCAAGATTTTGCTGGGCGTCTGTACAAACATG TTCCTGACCACACATTTGCCAATTCATTCTGGCTCGGTGGCACGGATTCGAACATAGAGGGTATCTGGACCTGGTACTCGGACGATTCTGACTTG ATATACACCAGCTGGCCTCAGGGTCACCCGGGCCCCACGGGCGATCACCAGGACTGTCTGATATTGTTCGCTCCTAACAACTACCAGTGGTACGATTTCGAGTGTGAAATACTTGCACACCCTTTGTGTGAGATCGA ATTAAACGTAGAAGCCGCTGCTGTTGTTATAGGATAA
- the LOC127865242 gene encoding perlucin-like isoform X1, which produces MRLIIVLSFVVSQCIVSYQQSMTRCPDGWVYFRQSCYQFADEMKFSLTEATHHCSSRHAHLAKVESKAEDLFLQDFAGRLYKHVPDHTFANSFWLGGTDSNIEGIWTWYSDDSDLIYTSWPQGHPGPTGDHQDCLILFAPNNYQWYDFECEILAHPLCEIELNVEAAAVVIG; this is translated from the exons ATGCGTTTGATCATTGTTTTATCTTTTGTTGTGTCCCAGTGTATCGTAAGTTATC AACAGAGCATGACTCGGTGTCCTGATGGGTGGGTCTACTTCCGCCAGTCTTGCTATCAGTTTGCGGATGAAATGAAATTCAGCTTGACAGAAGCGACG CACCATTGTTCATCTCGACATGCTCATTTGGCCAAAGTGGAAAGCAAGGCTGAGGACCTATTCCTCCAAGATTTTGCTGGGCGTCTGTACAAACATG TTCCTGACCACACATTTGCCAATTCATTCTGGCTCGGTGGCACGGATTCGAACATAGAGGGTATCTGGACCTGGTACTCGGACGATTCTGACTTG ATATACACCAGCTGGCCTCAGGGTCACCCGGGCCCCACGGGCGATCACCAGGACTGTCTGATATTGTTCGCTCCTAACAACTACCAGTGGTACGATTTCGAGTGTGAAATACTTGCACACCCTTTGTGTGAGATCGA ATTAAACGTAGAAGCCGCTGCTGTTGTTATAGGATAA